AGAAGAAGTTATAGAAGAACTCCTAGTGACATCTAAAGAAGTTGCCGAAGATCTGCTAGAAACCTCAGAAGAAGTTATCGAAGAATTCCTCGTGACATATAAAGGAGCTCCCGAAGAATTCCTAGAGATCTCGGAAGAAGTTGCCGAAGATCTGCTGGCAACATCGGAAGAAGTAGTAGAAGAACTAAAAGACAAGGCTGAAGATTGGCTCGATACAACAGTAGAGTTCTTAAGAGAAGAAGATGAAGATTTTGCGACATATCCACCAATAGACGTCTTGGACGAAAGCATAGATGATTACGCTGCTATTTCTCGCGATATCTTCGATAACGGACCTGACAGAGCTATAGAATCCGTAGAAGAATTCCTCGTGACCTCTAAAGAAGCTGCCGAAGATCTGCTGGAGACCTCGGAAGAAGTCGTAGAAGAACTAAAAGACAAAGCTGAAGATTGGTTCGATATAGCGATAGAATTCTTAAGAGAAGAAGATGAAGATTTTGCAACATACCCGCAAACAGATGTCTTGGATGATAGCATAGACGATTACGCTGCTATTTCTCGCGATATCTTCGATAGAGCACCTGACAAAGCTATAGAAGCTGTCGAAGAAATCCTAGCGACGTCTAAAGAGGTTGCCGAAGAGCTTCTGGAGACCTCAGAAGAATTCCTAGAAACTTCAGAAGAAGTTATAGAAGAATATCTCGTGACCTCAGAAGAAGTTATCGAAGATCTCCTTGTTACCTCTAAAGAAGCTGCTGAAGATCTGCTGGATACTTCAGAAGAATTCCTAGTAACCTCTAAAAAATCCGCCGAAGAATTCCTCGTGACCCATAAAGAAGTTACAGGAGATTGGATTTCAGAGATCTCAGAAGAAGCAATGAAATGGATAGAAGATCTTGTCGCCGAAGAAGAACCTTCACTTACATCAGACGACACGGCTTCTTATGAAGAGGAATCAATAAGTATAGACGTCGACAAAACGATAAGCGATATCGAAGATCTTGATGCATATGGCGACTATGTGCCTACAACATTCGAATTTTCTAAAGATAGTATCAACGTCGGAGAAAGAGTAAGACAGTTCCAAATGCAGCTTGCAAAATGGTTCAAAAGAAACTACGCAACGACAGCACCGAAAAGAGAATATACTGCGCTTTCCAGCGACGAGCCAACACAAAACAGCCACGAAGAAAAAGCTCCCGAGCCAACACCTGATACTATACCGCAAGAAGAAGAAAGAAGCGCGGTAGAGATGCTGCTACAAAGAGAAATGTTTAAAAGAGAAGCAACGACAAACGAGTAATACTCAATGCTCAATGATCTTATACCAATTCTCGGTGAAAAGTTCAGAAATTGGACTCAAGATTTTTGTGTAGAAAGAAGTGCGGAGATCGCCGCAAGCATTTGTGTGCTAGCAAGATCGAGCGCAAAATTCTACGCAAAAAGATGAGGATGAATTTGTGAAGTTTTTATCGAGAATTGGTATTACTACGCTTCTACAGTGATGGCATTGACAGGACATTGGTTCGCTGTATCTTCGAGCTGGTCGAAGTCTATAGAAAGACATCCAGCTTCGATAACTTCAGCGATGCCGTCGTCGTTGATCTTAAAGCATTCAGGGCAAAGATTTTCGCATAAGCCGCAGCCGATGCATGTTTCTGGATTAACGGAAGCTTTTGGCATAGAAGAACTCCTTAAAAGAGGTGTTTTTAGGTAAAAATCATACTATATGACGATTGCACCACAGAATGCAAGAAATTATTCTGTAATATTGCCGGCCAAAATTCTTAAAACACGCCTTATACTAAGAGAGTTTCCACTCCTACGCGATATTGCTATGACATAACAGTCACTATAATAAGGGATATCTTTGTAAGCCTCTCTAGATTCAACACCTGAAACAACATACTTCGAGCCGAACATATCGTGTTCTTTAACGTACTTAAAAAAATCTTGGGCGACTCCTTCAGTTTTAAAGACAATTTCAGCGTATTTAGAAGGGATCTTCTTTCTCATAAGATGTCTTGGAATTATTGGAACAGGAAAAAAGACGACGTCTTCTAAATGTAAAACTATTGGTTGCAATGAAGGAGCCGTCATTCTTTAGCTTTTTCTCAATTTATTGACTTAATATTTCATTGATCATTGATCATTGATCATTGTTCTAGCGACATCCGTGGATCTAGAAGGGTATATGTTATGTCGGCAGTAAGGTACCCGAGAAGTGTCAGCGTTGAACTCATAAGCGCCGAGAACATGATGACGTTATAGTCGCGGTTTATCACGGCCTCATAGAAAAACCTTCCGAAGCCGTCGATGCCGAAGATCGTTTCTATTATCAGTGAACCGCCAAGGACGATACCAAGAGACCCCGCTACCGACGTCACGATGGTGATGGCGGCATTGCGCCCTACGTGGAAGATAAGAACATGTAGAGGGCTTAGGCCTTTGGCATGGGCAGTGCGTACATAATCTTGACGTAATACTTCAAGAACGGCAGTACGCGATAGCCGCGACTGTACAGCGAGCGTACCGTATAGCACTGCCAGCAGTGGTAGGCAGATATGCTGTAATATATCAAAAAACCTTTCGGAAGATGTGAAGGTGTTGTATATGCTGTCGGAACTGTTGAAGCCGCTGATGGGGATGGCGATGTCGGAGAAGAAAAAGGTGTTGTTAAGGGCAACCTTTTCGATGAGGAAAGGCGCGACGACGAAGATAGGAGTGGCGTATAACAGCAGGAACATGACGTTTAGGGTGATGTCCTGCCAACGATTTTGTCTTATAGACATATAGCATCCGAAAACCTGGCACAGGACAAAGGTTATAAGCATAGGAAGGATAGCAAGGGTAAGAGAGTATTTAAATCTTTTAGACACTTCACCGATGACTTTCTTGTTATTGTCATTACGAAGCGTTCCGAAATCCAGGGTCAAGACCCTGCTGAGATATCGTGCAAAACGTGTCTCTATAAATAAAATTTTTGCCTTTGAGATGTTGTCGGGTTCGAAGACATAGCTTTCTTTATTGCCTTCGTACCACAACGCCATCGTAGAGATTTTTTCGGTGATGACATCAGAAGGGTCGGCGGCGGATATCATCGCATTCCTCAAGATGTTATTGTCGACGGAGATTTTTTTGTTGTAGGCTTTTTTCTTTGCAGGAAGGCCAGGGCCGAGAAATGGTTGACGAGACCCTCCGCGGGCGAAGAACCGCGACGCTATAGATTTTGTGGCGATGTCACCATCACCTTCGATGATGTCAAGAAGATGTGGCATGACATAACGCGCCCTATCGCCGAAGGCCGTCTGTATCGCAGAGAAATCTTTTATAGACATCTCTTCAGCGTCGTCGGGGCTTTCTTTCTTGGTGATAAGCTGGACGATGACACGCGACACATCTTCTTTCGGCGTCGAAGACCAGCGGTTGAAAATTATAGGTAGTGTAAGACCATAATGTTCGCGGAAATGTAGGTATCGTTCGTCGCTGCCGAAGGCATCGCTAGCGCTTTCTTTTCTGCTGGCGTTTCCACTGTCGGAGATCTCTGTGACGGAAACAGGGTCGCCGGGAGCGAGGTTTATTATGACAAAATTTACTATTATGATGCATAGCAACGTCAGCGGGAGAAGCAAAAGTCTTCTTGTTATATAGCTTGCCATGGTAGCTATTCCTTAATCCAGAAGATACTACTGTCGGGCTCGGAAGTCGTCGCGCCAGGGATGATATCTTGGCGTTCTTTTGGGATGAAGACATTCTGAACATATTCTCGATACAGCAGCGCTCTCTTAGGAGTATATAAGAAGATGTATGGTGCTTCGTCGTGGAGGATTTTGTGAAAACGGTGATATAAAGATAGGCGACGCTCGCCATCGTATTCGTATTCTAAAGCTTCGATGATGCTGTCGGCTTCGGCATTGACAAAACCGATAGCGTTAGAAGAGCCTTTTTCTTTGGCGCCGGAAGAGTGCCACAGCTGTCGAGGTTTTTCGGGGGGAGTGCCAAGTTGCCATCCGAAGTATATGGCATCGAAGGATTTGGCCTCGAAGTCAGCAGAGAGATCATTGATGTCTACACCGTTGAGACGGCAGTCTACGCCGATTTCCTTAAGGGCGGTAGCAATGTATTCGCAGTTGGATTTAGTGGTAGGGTTCTTGACATAATATGTTAGGGAGAAAGAAAAAGGAACGCTCTTACCGTCGATGATCTTGTCGCGGATGCCGTCTTCGTTGGAATCGTACCACCCATCTTCTTCGAGGAGACGCCGGGCTTCGTAAGGGTCGAAAGGCCACGGCGGTATCGATGTGTCGTACGATGGAGAATTATAGAAGAAAGACCCTGTTATTTCAATGCCCATATCATTGAGGTTTTGCTTGATAATGCGTCTGCGGTCGATGGCATATGCCATAGCTTGACGTACCTTCTTGCTAGAGAAAAATGGCGTCGCATGGTTCCATCCTACATAGTTGTATGCACGATAGAGGTAGTCGAGGCGTCCTATGCCATTGTTGTTGGAAGCCTGCAAAAGATAGTCGTCGTCGTTGAGGAAGTTTTTTAGCTCGACAAGCTGTTCTGGACTGAGTTCATAGGTGTCGATGTTTCCGACTTTAAATTCTTGCCATATGGCATTGGGAGACTCTTTGAAGTTGACCTCTAAAGCTTCGGATAGAGCAGCATAGCGATTGTGATAGTCGCGGTTGCGTACGAAGCGTATCATATTGTCGGTCATACCGTCAAAAATCCAAGGACCACAGCTTACTATGATATTCTTCGCCCAGTGTTCTGCGAAATTATTGGCCCATACCGAGTCGATACGATAGGTGTCAAGGGCGCTGTCATCTTCGACGATCTTCGTTCCGTCGGAGAAATATTGATAAACAAAACGTGGTAATGGCTGAAGACCGCCGGTAAGACTCCTAGCAATATATTTTATCTTGGAAACTTTTTCGCCAGTAGCGGCGTCTTCAACGATTGAAGACTTCCACCGTGCGACGAAGGTGTAGTCGTCTA
This Waddliaceae bacterium DNA region includes the following protein-coding sequences:
- a CDS encoding ferredoxin — its product is MPKASVNPETCIGCGLCENLCPECFKINDDGIAEVIEAGCLSIDFDQLEDTANQCPVNAITVEA
- a CDS encoding ABC transporter permease; the protein is MASYITRRLLLLPLTLLCIIIVNFVIINLAPGDPVSVTEISDSGNASRKESASDAFGSDERYLHFREHYGLTLPIIFNRWSSTPKEDVSRVIVQLITKKESPDDAEEMSIKDFSAIQTAFGDRARYVMPHLLDIIEGDGDIATKSIASRFFARGGSRQPFLGPGLPAKKKAYNKKISVDNNILRNAMISAADPSDVITEKISTMALWYEGNKESYVFEPDNISKAKILFIETRFARYLSRVLTLDFGTLRNDNNKKVIGEVSKRFKYSLTLAILPMLITFVLCQVFGCYMSIRQNRWQDITLNVMFLLLYATPIFVVAPFLIEKVALNNTFFFSDIAIPISGFNSSDSIYNTFTSSERFFDILQHICLPLLAVLYGTLAVQSRLSRTAVLEVLRQDYVRTAHAKGLSPLHVLIFHVGRNAAITIVTSVAGSLGIVLGGSLIIETIFGIDGFGRFFYEAVINRDYNVIMFSALMSSTLTLLGYLTADITYTLLDPRMSLEQ
- a CDS encoding permease; this translates as MKKEPIVLYIFRFVISLGLLAFMAMLYWSSSLLESDVKKLRNDISQLKDEIVSTRLETEDIKEDVLRIILKNQSLINEVSYDTSEGYDLDYKSSYVDDTIPNILNEDVFYSTTLPEILGEDFVPSGTRHNAMVGKPDNLHPFSNFSTIAGFISLCSISVADLEFGKYETLSPNMAYKIEERIDADTGIPEFWVHLRHDVYWEPLQQEHFPEDVVLAEHFLKKHNVTAYDFKFFFDAMMNPHLTIGGASAKRTFFQDLEDLKVIDDYTFVARWKSSIVEDAATGEKVSKIKYIARSLTGGLQPLPRFVYQYFSDGTKIVEDDSALDTYRIDSVWANNFAEHWAKNIIVSCGPWIFDGMTDNMIRFVRNRDYHNRYAALSEALEVNFKESPNAIWQEFKVGNIDTYELSPEQLVELKNFLNDDDYLLQASNNNGIGRLDYLYRAYNYVGWNHATPFFSSKKVRQAMAYAIDRRRIIKQNLNDMGIEITGSFFYNSPSYDTSIPPWPFDPYEARRLLEEDGWYDSNEDGIRDKIIDGKSVPFSFSLTYYVKNPTTKSNCEYIATALKEIGVDCRLNGVDINDLSADFEAKSFDAIYFGWQLGTPPEKPRQLWHSSGAKEKGSSNAIGFVNAEADSIIEALEYEYDGERRLSLYHRFHKILHDEAPYIFLYTPKRALLYREYVQNVFIPKERQDIIPGATTSEPDSSIFWIKE